The following are encoded together in the Bradyrhizobium algeriense genome:
- the mdoH gene encoding glucans biosynthesis glucosyltransferase MdoH, producing MDTLAKAGGASGPGDIPLHEFLPREAPIDMAVQPLRRFEPPPAPDFAPMWIRRGFILTGTAILTAAGCYEMYRVLQVGGVTVLESIILLLFVLLFAWIAFSFMSALAGFFVLLARKKNELGIDPGIPLPAIHGRTAMLLPTYNEDPYRVLARLRAIYESVEETGHGSQFDWFVLSDTTDPAIWIAEEKCFLGLRQNIGHAAPIFYRHRPENTARKSGNIEDWVKRFGAGYESMLILDADSLMTGDTIVRLAAAMEAHPKVALIQTLPVIVNARSLFARWQQFAGRLYGPMLAAGIAWWHGSEGNYWGHNAIIRVRAFAQYAGLPELGGRKPFGGHVLSHDFIEAALMRRGGWAIHMAPTLRGSYEESPPTLSDFAARDRRWCQGNLQHLALLPTRGFHWVSRLHLLTGIGSYLTAPLWLIFLVFGILVSLQAQFVRPEYFPKGYSLFPTWPAQDPILAAWVFVGTMGMLIAPKLLAFIVLLGDSEARRKFGGSLLVFAGIIAETVLSGLAAPIMMIFQSSAVAEILFGRDAGWQVQRRDDGAVSHRDIVSTYSVPTLIGVVMAISAYAVSLPLLLWMTPVIIGLLLAVPMAMLSSSTGSNRTPRLFKTPEQTAPPRVLQRANELANAPHSPLACPLHELRHDAGLREAHLNNLSAPKPRKRGEVDANLAIARAKIEDAETFEDATGFLSAREKLAALNSPAVLAMVFALPETV from the coding sequence ATGGACACCTTAGCGAAAGCCGGTGGAGCGTCCGGGCCCGGCGATATCCCGCTGCACGAATTCCTTCCCCGGGAAGCGCCGATCGATATGGCGGTGCAGCCATTGCGGCGGTTCGAACCACCGCCGGCGCCCGACTTTGCACCGATGTGGATCCGGCGCGGTTTCATCCTGACCGGCACCGCGATCCTGACTGCGGCGGGCTGTTACGAGATGTACCGGGTTCTCCAGGTCGGAGGCGTCACGGTCCTGGAATCGATCATCCTCCTGCTGTTCGTGCTGCTGTTTGCCTGGATTGCCTTTTCCTTCATGTCGGCGCTTGCCGGCTTCTTCGTGCTGCTGGCGAGGAAGAAAAACGAGCTCGGCATCGACCCCGGCATTCCCCTGCCGGCGATCCACGGCCGGACCGCAATGCTCCTGCCGACCTACAATGAGGATCCCTATCGCGTGCTGGCGAGATTGCGCGCGATTTATGAATCGGTCGAGGAAACCGGACACGGCTCGCAGTTCGACTGGTTCGTGCTGAGCGACACCACCGACCCCGCGATCTGGATCGCCGAGGAGAAATGCTTTCTTGGACTTCGACAGAACATCGGCCACGCGGCTCCGATCTTCTATCGCCATCGCCCCGAGAACACCGCGCGCAAGTCAGGCAATATCGAGGACTGGGTGAAGCGGTTCGGCGCCGGCTATGAGAGCATGCTGATCCTCGACGCCGACAGCTTGATGACCGGCGACACCATCGTCAGGCTCGCCGCCGCGATGGAGGCGCATCCCAAGGTCGCGCTGATTCAGACGCTGCCGGTTATCGTCAATGCAAGATCGCTGTTTGCGCGGTGGCAGCAGTTCGCAGGAAGGCTGTACGGCCCGATGCTGGCCGCAGGGATTGCATGGTGGCACGGCTCCGAAGGCAATTACTGGGGACATAACGCGATCATTCGTGTCCGGGCCTTTGCGCAGTATGCGGGGCTGCCCGAACTCGGGGGACGCAAGCCGTTCGGCGGGCATGTTCTGAGCCACGACTTCATTGAGGCCGCGCTGATGCGGCGGGGCGGCTGGGCCATTCACATGGCGCCGACGCTTCGAGGCAGCTACGAGGAATCTCCGCCCACGCTTTCGGATTTTGCCGCACGCGACCGGCGCTGGTGCCAGGGCAATCTGCAGCATCTGGCGCTGTTGCCGACGCGCGGCTTTCACTGGGTATCGCGGCTTCATTTGCTGACCGGAATTGGATCATATCTCACCGCGCCGCTTTGGCTGATCTTTCTGGTGTTTGGAATTCTGGTATCGCTGCAGGCACAGTTCGTCAGGCCCGAATACTTCCCGAAAGGATATTCGCTGTTTCCGACCTGGCCGGCGCAGGACCCGATCCTGGCGGCGTGGGTGTTCGTCGGCACGATGGGCATGCTGATCGCGCCAAAGCTGCTGGCCTTCATTGTGCTGCTTGGGGATAGCGAGGCGCGAAGGAAGTTCGGCGGCAGCCTCCTCGTGTTCGCGGGCATCATCGCCGAGACGGTTCTTTCGGGCCTGGCCGCGCCCATCATGATGATCTTCCAGTCGTCCGCCGTTGCTGAAATCCTGTTCGGGCGCGATGCGGGATGGCAGGTTCAGCGTCGGGACGACGGCGCGGTCTCGCACCGCGACATCGTCAGCACCTATTCGGTGCCGACGTTGATTGGCGTCGTCATGGCCATCAGTGCCTATGCCGTGTCGCTGCCGCTGCTGCTTTGGATGACGCCGGTGATCATTGGCCTGTTGCTGGCTGTTCCGATGGCCATGCTGTCGTCGTCCACCGGTTCAAACCGGACGCCGCGACTGTTCAAAACGCCCGAGCAGACTGCGCCGCCGCGCGTCCTGCAGAGAGCCAATGAACTCGCCAACGCACCGCATTCGCCCCTCGCCTGTCCGCTGCACGAATTGCGCCACGACGCCGGCTTGCGCGAGGCGCATCTGAACAACCTGTCCGCCCCAAAACCCAGAAAGCGCGGCGAGGTCGATGCGAATCTGGCAATCGCACGCGCCAAAATCGAAGATGCGGAGACTTTCGAGGATGCGACGGGTTTTCTCAGTGCGCGGGAAAAGCTCGCGGCACTCAATTCGCCTGCCGTTCTCGCAATGGTGTTCGCCCTGCCGGAAACGGTATAG
- a CDS encoding adenylate/guanylate cyclase domain-containing protein — MHAPGPERRLAAVLAADMVGYSRLMEVDEAGTLARLKTHRLELIDPLIAKNRGRIIKTTGDGMLVEFHSVVDAVSCAAEVQRRMARRNADVSPARWIQFRIGINLGDIIIEENDIFGDGVNVAARLEVLAEPGGICVSGAVRDQVGDRLDDIAFEDLGNQNVKNITRPIHVFRVRFEPEAAETPMSGKDGAAATIATRKPSIAVLPLVNMSGDPEQEFFADGLTEDIITELSRFRDLLVISRNSTFVHKGKAVKVQEIARELDVEYVLEGSVRKVGDRVRVTVQLIDAQTDRHVWAERYDRKLEDIFAIQDEVTGAIVATLPGRVEAATHERAKRKRTDNMAAYEYVLAAKVLHHRSQREANAEAQALLERALALDPDYAHAHAWRACVLGQTWVYGWCADRDATFQEVAAELQLALALDDNDSDVHRILAAVNLTRDDHDSAAYHQERALALNPNYDLVVVQQGEFLTWLGRPEEGIDWIRKAMRLNPYHPERFWNHLGRAFYCAEKYAEAAEAFARITRPDFTHHAFLAAIFAQMGNGVAAAAHAAEVVKLEPGFSVTSYLATQHYKHEADRRRHEAGLLKAGLPV; from the coding sequence ATGCACGCGCCTGGACCCGAGCGAAGACTCGCTGCGGTCCTTGCCGCCGACATGGTCGGCTACAGCCGGCTGATGGAGGTTGACGAGGCGGGGACGCTTGCCCGCCTGAAAACCCACCGGCTTGAGCTCATCGATCCCTTGATTGCCAAGAACCGCGGCCGCATCATCAAGACCACCGGCGACGGCATGCTGGTGGAATTCCATAGCGTCGTTGATGCGGTGTCGTGCGCGGCCGAAGTGCAGCGGCGGATGGCGCGGCGCAATGCCGACGTGTCGCCGGCGCGGTGGATCCAATTCCGCATCGGCATCAATCTGGGCGATATCATCATCGAGGAGAACGACATCTTCGGCGACGGCGTCAACGTTGCGGCGCGTCTCGAGGTGCTCGCCGAGCCAGGCGGCATCTGCGTCTCCGGCGCCGTGCGCGATCAGGTCGGCGACCGGCTCGACGACATCGCCTTTGAGGATCTCGGCAACCAGAACGTCAAGAACATCACCCGCCCGATCCACGTCTTTCGGGTGCGCTTCGAGCCGGAAGCCGCCGAGACGCCGATGAGCGGCAAGGACGGCGCGGCAGCGACCATCGCGACCAGGAAGCCGTCCATCGCGGTGCTGCCGCTGGTCAACATGAGCGGCGACCCGGAGCAGGAATTCTTTGCCGACGGCCTCACCGAGGACATCATCACCGAGCTGTCGCGCTTCCGCGATCTTCTCGTCATCTCGCGCAACTCGACCTTCGTGCACAAGGGTAAGGCGGTGAAGGTGCAGGAAATTGCCCGCGAGCTCGACGTCGAATACGTGCTCGAGGGAAGCGTGCGCAAGGTCGGCGATCGCGTCCGTGTCACCGTGCAGCTGATCGACGCACAAACCGACCGGCACGTCTGGGCGGAACGCTACGACCGCAAGCTCGAGGACATCTTCGCCATTCAGGACGAAGTGACCGGCGCGATCGTTGCCACCCTCCCCGGCCGCGTCGAGGCTGCCACGCACGAGCGGGCGAAGCGCAAGCGGACCGACAACATGGCGGCCTATGAGTACGTCCTGGCCGCGAAGGTGCTGCACCACCGCTCGCAACGGGAAGCCAACGCCGAGGCACAGGCCCTGCTCGAACGCGCGCTTGCGCTCGATCCGGACTATGCGCACGCCCATGCCTGGAGGGCGTGCGTGCTGGGCCAGACATGGGTCTATGGCTGGTGCGCGGATCGCGACGCCACCTTCCAAGAGGTGGCCGCCGAGTTGCAGCTTGCGCTGGCGCTCGACGATAACGACAGCGACGTTCATCGCATCCTGGCCGCGGTGAATTTGACCCGCGACGATCACGACAGCGCCGCATATCACCAGGAGCGCGCGCTGGCCCTCAATCCCAATTACGACCTTGTGGTGGTACAGCAAGGCGAGTTTCTGACCTGGCTGGGCCGGCCCGAGGAAGGCATCGACTGGATCAGGAAGGCGATGCGCCTCAACCCCTACCACCCCGAGCGTTTTTGGAATCACCTCGGCCGCGCGTTCTACTGCGCCGAGAAATACGCGGAGGCCGCCGAAGCCTTCGCGCGGATCACGCGGCCCGATTTCACGCATCACGCCTTCCTCGCCGCCATCTTCGCGCAGATGGGCAATGGCGTTGCGGCCGCGGCGCATGCGGCCGAGGTCGTGAAGCTCGAACCGGGCTTCTCGGTGACGAGCTATCTCGCCACCCAGCACTACAAGCATGAGGCCGACCGCCGGCGGCATGAGGCCGGTCTGCTCAAGGCGGGATTGCCGGTGTGA
- the cpdR gene encoding cell cycle two-component system response regulator CpdR, whose product MHKILLAEDDNDMRRFLVKALENAGFQVSPHDNGMSAYQRLREEPFEMLLTDIVMPEMDGIELARRASELDPDIKIMFITGFAAVALNSDSEAPKNAKVLAKPVHLRELVSEVNKMLAA is encoded by the coding sequence ATGCACAAGATCCTGCTCGCCGAAGACGACAACGACATGCGCCGCTTCCTGGTCAAGGCACTGGAAAATGCCGGGTTTCAGGTCTCGCCCCACGATAACGGCATGTCGGCCTATCAGCGGCTGCGCGAGGAGCCGTTCGAGATGCTGCTGACCGATATCGTGATGCCGGAAATGGACGGTATCGAGCTGGCGCGCCGCGCCTCGGAACTCGACCCCGACATCAAGATCATGTTCATCACCGGCTTTGCGGCCGTCGCCCTGAATTCCGATTCGGAAGCGCCCAAGAACGCCAAGGTGCTGGCCAAGCCGGTTCACCTCCGCGAGCTGGTCAGTGAAGTGAACAAGATGCTGGCGGCCTGA
- a CDS encoding N-formylglutamate amidohydrolase — translation MTQFDGELSPPFEIVEPASWRAPIIFNSPHSGSVYSSEFLNASRIDLAALRRSEDSFMDELIGGLSEQGFPTVRVNFPRSYVDVNREPYELDPRMFTGRLPSFANTRSMRVAGGLGTIPRVVGDGQEIYRERLSVDDALGRIEALYKPYHRALRRLINKAHQAFGTVILVDCHSMPSVGVSRDEPRRPDIVIGDRYGTSCASLLPDVVEEIMSGLGYSIGRNKPYAGGFITEHYGNPASGLHTVQLELNRAIYMDERRRERSPRFAQVATDFAALADALAQVPLGDLGPFQAAAE, via the coding sequence ATGACCCAGTTTGATGGCGAACTGTCGCCTCCCTTCGAGATCGTGGAGCCGGCCAGCTGGCGGGCGCCGATCATCTTCAACTCGCCCCATTCCGGCTCGGTCTACTCGTCCGAATTCCTCAACGCCTCCCGGATCGACCTCGCCGCGCTGCGCCGCTCCGAGGATTCGTTCATGGACGAATTGATCGGCGGCCTGAGCGAGCAGGGCTTTCCGACGGTGCGGGTCAATTTTCCTCGCTCCTATGTCGACGTGAACCGCGAGCCTTATGAGCTCGATCCGCGGATGTTCACCGGACGCCTGCCGAGCTTCGCCAATACCCGCTCGATGCGAGTGGCCGGCGGCCTCGGCACCATCCCGCGCGTGGTCGGCGACGGGCAGGAAATCTATCGCGAGCGGCTTTCCGTCGACGACGCGCTGGGGCGGATCGAGGCGCTCTACAAGCCGTATCACCGGGCGCTGCGGCGGCTGATCAACAAGGCCCATCAGGCGTTCGGAACCGTGATCCTGGTGGATTGCCATTCGATGCCCTCGGTCGGCGTGTCGCGGGACGAGCCGCGGCGGCCCGACATCGTGATCGGCGACCGCTACGGCACCAGTTGCGCGAGCCTGCTGCCCGATGTCGTCGAGGAAATCATGAGCGGGCTCGGCTATTCGATCGGCCGCAACAAGCCCTATGCCGGCGGGTTCATCACCGAGCATTACGGCAACCCGGCGAGCGGACTGCACACCGTGCAGCTCGAACTCAACCGCGCGATCTATATGGACGAGCGGCGTCGGGAACGCAGCCCGCGCTTTGCGCAAGTGGCCACCGATTTCGCCGCGCTCGCCGACGCGCTGGCCCAGGTGCCGCTCGGGGATCTCGGCCCGTTCCAGGCGGCGGCGGAGTAG
- the hisN gene encoding histidinol-phosphatase, which translates to MTVIDFTAFIGRLATASGETILPFFRTSLSIDNKSASDFDPVTEADRAAEAVMRRLIKANFPQHGIVGEEFGNERQDAEYVWVLDPIDGTKSFIAGFPIWGTLIALLHKGTPVFGMMHQPYIGERFSGDSGSAHYSGPSGERRLTVRRCATLKKATSFTTSPLLMNAADREAFGRVEAAVRLTRYGGDCYSYCMLAAGHLDLVVETELKPYDIAALIPIVTGAGGVVTNWEGKPAQSGGRIIAAGDARVHEAALKLLNS; encoded by the coding sequence GTGACGGTCATCGATTTCACAGCCTTCATAGGCCGCCTCGCGACTGCGTCCGGCGAAACCATCCTGCCGTTCTTCCGGACCTCACTCTCCATCGACAACAAGAGCGCGAGCGATTTCGATCCGGTCACCGAGGCCGACCGCGCCGCCGAAGCTGTCATGCGCCGCCTGATCAAGGCCAACTTTCCCCAGCACGGCATCGTCGGCGAGGAATTCGGCAACGAGCGCCAGGACGCCGAATATGTCTGGGTGCTCGATCCCATCGACGGCACCAAATCCTTCATCGCGGGATTTCCGATCTGGGGCACGCTGATCGCGCTGCTGCACAAGGGCACGCCGGTGTTCGGCATGATGCACCAGCCCTATATCGGCGAGCGCTTTTCAGGCGATTCTGGCTCGGCGCATTATTCCGGGCCGTCCGGTGAGCGGCGGCTCACCGTGCGGCGCTGCGCGACGCTGAAGAAAGCGACCTCTTTTACCACCAGTCCCCTGCTGATGAACGCCGCGGACCGCGAAGCTTTCGGCCGGGTCGAGGCAGCGGTGCGGCTGACGCGCTATGGCGGTGACTGCTATTCCTACTGCATGCTGGCGGCCGGCCATCTCGACCTCGTGGTCGAGACCGAACTCAAGCCTTACGACATCGCCGCATTGATCCCGATCGTCACCGGCGCCGGCGGCGTCGTCACCAACTGGGAGGGCAAGCCCGCCCAGAGCGGCGGCCGCATCATCGCTGCCGGCGACGCCCGCGTGCACGAGGCGGCACTGAAGCTCTTGAACAGCTAG
- a CDS encoding isochorismatase family protein: protein MDAMLVVHMQVGLLGGMPKHDLHGVVDRINRLAARVRAQTGKVILIQHCGGTGDAFEPLTPGWQFLPEVVREAADIIVPTTLNDPFAGTDLQARLKELQPDRVLITGWATDFCVDSTVRSTVAHHYDVVAVADGHTLSDRPHLDALSIIRHHNWVWSNLITRRSIKVAATDELLP, encoded by the coding sequence ATGGACGCGATGTTGGTCGTCCATATGCAGGTCGGGCTCCTCGGCGGCATGCCCAAACATGATTTGCACGGCGTCGTGGATCGCATCAACCGGCTGGCCGCCAGGGTCCGTGCCCAAACCGGCAAGGTAATTTTGATCCAGCATTGCGGCGGCACGGGAGACGCCTTTGAGCCGCTAACGCCGGGATGGCAGTTTCTTCCCGAAGTTGTCCGGGAAGCTGCCGACATTATCGTCCCGACTACTCTGAACGATCCTTTTGCCGGCACGGACCTGCAGGCGCGTTTGAAGGAGCTCCAGCCCGACCGGGTCCTGATCACCGGATGGGCAACTGATTTCTGCGTTGATTCCACGGTTCGTTCGACGGTTGCACATCATTACGATGTTGTGGCGGTAGCCGACGGCCACACCCTGAGCGACCGTCCTCACCTCGATGCCCTCAGCATCATTCGCCATCACAATTGGGTCTGGAGCAACCTGATCACCCGGCGTTCCATCAAGGTCGCTGCGACAGATGAATTGCTGCCTTGA
- a CDS encoding tripartite tricarboxylate transporter substrate binding protein, whose product MKTARTLLAALALSLVPVAATAQDFPSKPIKLIVPFPPGGPNDIIARLVGQRMSEITKQPVVIDNRGGQAGVLGTDAVAKAAPDGYTIGIVSASALVINPTMEKVPYDVTKDFTPVTLVTTVPEMLVVASNVPASDMKELVALAKAQPGKLNFASAGVGGMPHLAGELLKQTARIDIVHVPYRGAAPAINDLLGQQVQMAFLDLPVLLPHIKAGTLRPIALGAPKRAPTSPDVPTTAEVGMPDLLIENWYGMVAPGGTPEPIVAILNRLANEAMNDPQVKQKLADQGLTVAGDTPGHFRNYIGAETQKWARVIKAAGLATGK is encoded by the coding sequence ATGAAAACGGCACGCACGCTGTTGGCCGCATTAGCGCTGTCGCTGGTACCGGTAGCGGCAACCGCACAAGATTTCCCAAGCAAACCGATCAAGCTGATCGTGCCGTTCCCACCCGGCGGCCCCAACGACATCATCGCGCGCCTGGTCGGTCAGCGCATGTCGGAAATCACGAAGCAGCCGGTTGTAATCGACAATCGCGGCGGCCAGGCCGGCGTGCTCGGCACCGATGCGGTCGCGAAGGCAGCCCCCGACGGCTACACGATCGGGATCGTGAGCGCGAGCGCGCTGGTCATCAACCCGACAATGGAAAAGGTGCCTTACGACGTGACGAAGGACTTTACGCCCGTCACGCTGGTAACGACGGTGCCGGAAATGCTTGTCGTCGCCAGCAACGTTCCCGCCAGCGACATGAAGGAGCTGGTCGCGCTCGCCAAGGCGCAGCCGGGGAAACTCAATTTCGCATCTGCCGGCGTCGGCGGTATGCCGCATCTTGCCGGTGAATTGCTCAAGCAGACGGCCAGGATCGACATCGTGCACGTGCCCTATCGCGGCGCTGCGCCCGCCATCAACGATCTGCTCGGCCAGCAGGTGCAGATGGCGTTCCTCGATTTGCCGGTGCTGCTGCCGCATATCAAGGCCGGCACCCTGCGCCCGATTGCCCTCGGCGCTCCGAAACGCGCGCCCACCTCGCCTGACGTGCCGACCACCGCGGAGGTCGGCATGCCGGACCTCCTGATCGAAAACTGGTACGGCATGGTCGCACCGGGCGGAACGCCCGAGCCGATCGTCGCCATCCTGAACCGCCTCGCCAACGAGGCGATGAACGACCCGCAGGTGAAGCAGAAGCTCGCCGATCAGGGCCTGACGGTCGCCGGCGACACGCCGGGGCATTTTCGCAACTACATCGGAGCGGAGACCCAGAAGTGGGCGCGCGTCATCAAGGCCGCCGGCCTTGCCACGGGCAAGTAA
- a CDS encoding O-methyltransferase, translating to MSVVGDQYLQDLLDVLHAKSDEQAALIRAFEDPDTNEHAPSVVEIRAFRSDKLVALDRDKAEFCYQLCRAKKASTIIEVGTSYGVSTIYLAAAVRDNVSLFGGEGVVIGTEYEPNKAAAARANFAQAGLGRFINLREGDLRETLKQIDRPIDFVLMDVWIAMARPAIELIAPHLSDGAVVVCDNTKDHRASYADYFAFLNDPVNGFTTMTLPFQGGLELSVRC from the coding sequence ATGTCCGTTGTCGGCGATCAATATTTGCAGGATCTTCTTGATGTTCTTCATGCTAAGAGCGACGAGCAAGCTGCGTTGATCCGGGCATTCGAGGACCCGGACACCAATGAACATGCACCAAGCGTAGTAGAAATTAGAGCCTTTCGGAGCGATAAGCTTGTCGCGCTTGATCGCGATAAGGCAGAGTTTTGTTACCAGCTATGCCGCGCCAAAAAAGCCTCCACGATCATCGAGGTTGGTACATCGTATGGTGTGTCGACAATCTATCTTGCCGCAGCGGTGCGCGACAATGTTAGTCTATTCGGCGGGGAAGGAGTGGTGATCGGAACCGAGTATGAACCGAACAAAGCGGCCGCGGCACGGGCAAACTTTGCGCAGGCAGGCTTGGGGCGATTTATCAATCTCCGCGAAGGCGATCTTCGCGAGACCCTAAAGCAGATCGACAGGCCAATCGACTTCGTCCTCATGGACGTTTGGATCGCCATGGCACGCCCCGCAATAGAATTGATCGCGCCGCATCTTTCAGACGGTGCGGTTGTGGTATGCGACAACACAAAAGATCATCGAGCGTCCTATGCAGATTATTTCGCGTTTCTTAATGATCCGGTCAACGGCTTCACCACAATGACATTGCCCTTCCAAGGCGGCTTGGAATTGTCGGTTCGGTGCTAA
- a CDS encoding Bcr/CflA family efflux MFS transporter, with the protein MPGKAADPPALMTLIVLSGLSVVSLNMFLPSLANIASEFQADYALVNLCIAGYAAVSCVLQLVMGPLSDRVGRRPVILAALLLFLVASLGCLLASNVRAFLTFRLMQAVIAPAYAVSVAIIRDVSAGSKAASSIGYVAMTSAIAPMLAPMLGGALDDLYGWRASFWAFLVMGGATLALCWVDLRETNKTPAATFTRQVRSYGTLVGSERFWGYALCMTFSRGAFFVFIGGASLVAVSTFRISAAQLGFYMGTITAGFVLGSFLCGRFSEHYGLTTMMLTGGLVACAGLILGILLCLYGVVSLPIYFGACGCVGLGNGLAIPSSNAGVVSVRPEMAGSASGLSAALTVGGGAFLSAITGMVLTQANAAPTLLAMMLLSSGMGLLATLYVMRLDAQEKPLERE; encoded by the coding sequence ATGCCTGGAAAAGCCGCAGACCCGCCGGCCCTGATGACCTTGATCGTGCTGAGCGGCCTGTCGGTGGTATCTCTCAACATGTTCCTGCCCTCATTGGCAAACATCGCCAGTGAGTTTCAGGCGGACTATGCGCTCGTCAATCTGTGTATCGCCGGATATGCGGCCGTGAGCTGCGTGCTGCAGCTCGTGATGGGGCCGTTGTCGGATCGCGTGGGCAGGCGGCCTGTGATCCTTGCCGCCTTGCTGCTTTTCCTTGTCGCATCGCTGGGCTGCCTGTTGGCGTCCAACGTCCGGGCGTTTCTCACCTTCCGCCTGATGCAGGCGGTTATCGCCCCCGCCTACGCCGTTTCTGTTGCCATTATTCGGGATGTCTCCGCCGGCAGCAAAGCAGCGAGCTCCATCGGCTACGTGGCCATGACCTCGGCCATCGCTCCCATGCTGGCCCCGATGCTTGGTGGCGCGCTCGATGATCTGTACGGATGGAGGGCCAGTTTCTGGGCTTTTCTCGTCATGGGCGGCGCGACTCTCGCGCTGTGCTGGGTCGATCTGCGGGAGACCAACAAAACGCCCGCAGCTACGTTTACTCGGCAAGTTCGATCGTACGGGACGCTCGTGGGATCAGAGCGCTTTTGGGGTTACGCGCTGTGCATGACGTTTTCCAGGGGGGCGTTCTTCGTCTTCATTGGTGGAGCGTCGCTTGTCGCTGTCTCCACGTTCCGGATTTCCGCCGCACAGCTTGGTTTCTATATGGGAACCATCACAGCCGGTTTTGTTCTCGGTAGTTTTCTGTGCGGCCGCTTCTCCGAACACTATGGGCTCACGACCATGATGCTGACGGGCGGATTGGTCGCATGTGCGGGCTTGATTCTGGGAATCCTGCTTTGCCTTTATGGCGTGGTGAGTTTGCCGATCTATTTCGGCGCCTGTGGTTGCGTTGGTCTCGGCAACGGGTTGGCGATCCCGAGCAGCAATGCGGGTGTCGTCTCGGTTCGGCCGGAAATGGCAGGCAGCGCATCGGGACTGTCAGCTGCGTTGACGGTCGGCGGCGGGGCATTCCTGTCCGCGATCACGGGCATGGTTCTGACCCAAGCGAATGCCGCCCCAACCCTGTTGGCAATGATGCTGCTGTCCTCGGGAATGGGCTTGCTGGCAACGCTGTACGTCATGCGGCTCGACGCGCAAGAGAAACCGCTCGAGCGAGAGTGA
- a CDS encoding LysR substrate-binding domain-containing protein, with the protein MRFDLVDLQLFVAVAETRSITNGAGRVHLALASASERIKGLEEALGVALLTRGRRGVDLTPAGESLLDHARIVLHNVEAMRGDLLAFARGAKATVRFLANTSGLSEYLPKALAAFLAAHPNISIDVEERESAEIARAIVTGAADLGLAAEHALADNIERSPFSEDRLVLVAARSDELANRRQVDFSEVVEREFVGLISSIALHTHISGHAARLGARLRFRARLNSFDAIGQMVAAGIGIGVMPEVAAKRCARSMKINVIRIRDSWANRRLVICARSFKSLPRPAQQLAEHLRKSAPR; encoded by the coding sequence ATGCGTTTCGATCTGGTCGATCTTCAGCTCTTCGTCGCGGTGGCCGAGACGCGCAGCATCACCAATGGCGCGGGGCGGGTTCATCTCGCGCTGGCGTCGGCGAGCGAGCGGATCAAGGGACTGGAGGAGGCGCTGGGCGTTGCGCTGCTGACGCGCGGCCGTCGCGGCGTCGATCTGACGCCGGCCGGTGAAAGCCTGCTCGATCATGCCAGGATCGTGCTCCATAATGTGGAGGCGATGCGCGGCGATCTCTTGGCCTTTGCCCGTGGCGCGAAGGCCACCGTCCGCTTCCTCGCCAACACGTCGGGGCTTTCGGAATATCTGCCGAAGGCACTGGCTGCCTTCCTGGCCGCACATCCTAACATTTCGATCGACGTCGAGGAGCGCGAAAGCGCCGAAATCGCCCGAGCGATCGTAACTGGCGCTGCCGATCTCGGGCTCGCCGCCGAGCACGCGCTTGCAGACAATATCGAACGGAGCCCGTTCAGCGAAGATCGCCTGGTGCTGGTCGCCGCGCGGAGCGATGAACTTGCGAACCGGCGGCAGGTCGATTTCAGCGAAGTAGTGGAGCGCGAATTCGTCGGCCTGATCAGCTCGATTGCGCTGCACACCCATATCAGTGGACATGCGGCTCGTCTCGGCGCGCGCCTTCGCTTTCGTGCACGGCTGAACAGTTTTGATGCGATCGGCCAGATGGTCGCCGCCGGCATCGGGATTGGCGTGATGCCTGAAGTGGCGGCAAAACGATGCGCGCGATCAATGAAGATCAATGTCATCAGGATCAGGGATTCCTGGGCCAACCGGCGGCTTGTGATCTGCGCCCGCAGTTTCAAGTCGCTGCCGAGGCCTGCGCAGCAACTGGCGGAGCACCTCCGCAAATCCGCGCCACGCTGA